In Deinococcus puniceus, one genomic interval encodes:
- a CDS encoding U32 family peptidase translates to MSPVGGWPQLRAAVEAGADAVFFGVNPVEGTGSGFHARAKVGFDAAELPDIMRDLHERGVQGFVTFNVLVFDRELRDAERQLIHLAESGVDAIIVQDHGVARLARQICPDLAVHGSTQMSVTSVEGVRHAARFGASRVVLGRELSLRDIERIAAATDIELETFVHGALCVSYSGQCFSSEAWGGRSANRGQCAQACRLPYEMLVDGVQRDLGDARYLLSPGDLYALHQVPELVRIGVNCLKIEGRYKDAEFVALTTAAYRQAVDEAWAGLPLSVTPQQERDLEQVYSRGLAPHFMAGTNHQTVVRGRAPRHRGVQVGVVRGLTERGVLVELSEALKPGDGLVFDPANWRAPEGREEGGFLYGLWAQGRQLSEAELGAVRPGQTYELRFGRGAVDGRRVRVGDPVWRTHDPTLVARVKPLLDASDPVYTRPISAQFVGQVGQPVALTLTDEAGRSVTATLPEPLAPARNRALDEASLREQLGKLGGTPFYLSALTVQLEGAGFLPMSALNALRRDATDQLRALRREGKAQAVAQTSASFPLPTDHSPLPALESRLHVLVRTPEQLDAALLERPDSITLDYLELYGLKPSVERVKAAGIAVRVASPRILKPTEQNLQKFLLSLGADLLVRSGGLLEGLQDALAELPEDQRPALIGDFSLNAANVLTTRALLDLGLQRVTPGHDLNARQVTELAGLAGAAALEVIAYQHLPVFHTEHCVFCRFLSDGTDYTNCGHPCETHRVALRDERGVAHPVMADVGCRNTVFEGRPQVAAAHLDGWRAAGLRDFRLEFVHESPAEVSEVIQAHRAYLNGSESAHTLATRLAPIGAQGVTEGSLFVPNSFELLPALPVL, encoded by the coding sequence ATGAGTCCGGTGGGCGGCTGGCCTCAATTGCGGGCGGCAGTCGAGGCGGGGGCCGACGCCGTGTTCTTTGGGGTCAACCCGGTAGAAGGCACAGGTTCCGGCTTTCATGCCCGTGCCAAAGTCGGCTTCGACGCCGCCGAATTGCCCGACATCATGCGCGATTTGCACGAACGGGGCGTGCAGGGTTTCGTGACCTTCAACGTGCTGGTGTTTGACCGGGAACTGCGCGACGCCGAGCGGCAATTGATTCACCTTGCCGAAAGTGGCGTGGACGCCATCATCGTGCAGGATCACGGCGTGGCACGGCTGGCCCGCCAGATTTGCCCTGATCTGGCGGTTCACGGCAGCACCCAGATGAGCGTGACCAGTGTAGAAGGCGTGCGGCACGCGGCGCGGTTCGGGGCCAGCCGGGTGGTGCTGGGGCGCGAACTCTCGCTGCGCGACATAGAACGAATTGCCGCTGCCACCGACATAGAACTGGAAACCTTCGTTCACGGCGCACTGTGCGTGTCCTATTCCGGCCAGTGCTTTTCCAGCGAGGCGTGGGGCGGGCGCAGTGCCAACCGGGGCCAGTGCGCCCAAGCCTGCCGCCTGCCCTACGAGATGCTGGTCGACGGCGTGCAGCGCGACCTCGGAGACGCCCGCTACCTGCTGTCTCCCGGCGACCTGTACGCGCTGCATCAGGTGCCGGAACTGGTGCGGATCGGCGTGAACTGCCTGAAAATCGAGGGCCGCTACAAAGACGCCGAATTCGTGGCCCTGACCACCGCCGCCTACCGTCAGGCCGTAGACGAGGCGTGGGCAGGCCTGCCCCTGAGTGTGACGCCGCAGCAGGAGCGCGACTTGGAGCAGGTGTATTCACGCGGCCTTGCCCCGCACTTTATGGCCGGAACCAATCACCAAACCGTCGTGCGGGGGCGTGCGCCGCGTCACCGGGGCGTGCAGGTGGGCGTGGTGCGCGGCCTGACCGAACGCGGCGTGCTGGTGGAACTGTCGGAGGCGCTGAAGCCCGGCGACGGCTTGGTGTTTGACCCGGCCAACTGGCGTGCCCCCGAAGGCCGCGAAGAAGGCGGATTCCTGTACGGGTTGTGGGCGCAGGGCCGCCAACTGAGCGAAGCTGAATTGGGTGCGGTGCGCCCCGGCCAGACCTACGAACTCCGCTTCGGGCGCGGCGCAGTGGATGGCCGCCGCGTGCGCGTGGGCGACCCGGTGTGGCGCACCCATGACCCGACGCTGGTGGCCCGCGTCAAACCCCTGCTGGACGCCAGCGATCCGGTCTATACCCGCCCGATTTCGGCTCAGTTCGTGGGGCAAGTCGGCCAGCCTGTAGCTCTCACCCTCACCGATGAAGCGGGCCGCAGCGTCACCGCCACCCTGCCCGAACCGCTGGCCCCCGCCCGCAACCGCGCCCTTGACGAAGCCAGTCTGAGAGAACAGTTGGGCAAATTGGGCGGCACACCATTTTACCTGTCGGCCCTGACCGTGCAACTCGAAGGTGCGGGATTCCTGCCCATGTCAGCGTTAAATGCCCTGCGAAGAGACGCGACAGATCAACTCCGGGCGCTCCGCCGAGAAGGAAAAGCTCAAGCCGTAGCCCAAACGTCAGCGTCCTTCCCACTCCCCACTGACCACTCCCCACTTCCCGCCCTTGAATCCCGCCTGCACGTCCTTGTCCGTACCCCCGAACAACTGGACGCCGCCCTCTTGGAGCGCCCCGACTCCATCACGCTGGATTATCTGGAACTGTACGGCCTGAAACCCAGCGTGGAGCGCGTGAAGGCGGCGGGAATTGCCGTTCGGGTGGCGAGTCCGCGCATCCTCAAGCCCACCGAACAGAATTTGCAGAAGTTCCTGCTGTCGCTGGGGGCCGACCTGTTGGTGCGTTCCGGCGGCCTGCTGGAAGGCTTGCAGGACGCGCTGGCCGAGTTGCCTGAAGACCAACGCCCCGCGCTGATCGGTGATTTCAGCCTGAACGCCGCGAACGTGCTGACCACCCGCGCCCTGCTGGACTTGGGCTTACAGCGCGTCACACCCGGCCACGACCTGAACGCCCGCCAAGTCACCGAACTGGCAGGCCTTGCCGGAGCCGCCGCGCTGGAAGTCATCGCCTACCAGCATTTGCCCGTGTTTCATACCGAGCATTGCGTGTTCTGCCGTTTTCTGTCCGATGGCACCGACTACACCAACTGCGGCCACCCCTGCGAAACGCACCGTGTGGCCCTGCGAGACGAGCGCGGTGTGGCGCACCCGGTAATGGCCGATGTGGGTTGCCGCAACACGGTCTTCGAGGGCCGCCCGCAAGTGGCTGCCGCGCATCTGGACGGCTGGCGGGCGGCGGGCCTGCGCGACTTCCGTTTGGAGTTCGTTCATGAATCGCCCGCCGAAGTCAGCGAAGTCATTCAGGCCCACCGCGCTTATCTCAATGGCTCGGAGTCGGCCCACACGCTGGCGACGCGCCTAGCTCCCATCGGTGCACAGGGCGTCACCGAGGGCAGTTTGTTCGTGCCCAACAGCTTCGAGTTGCTGCCTGCCTTGCCTGTACTCTGA
- a CDS encoding rhodanese-like domain-containing protein: MPIPPEATLIDLRSEALRATQPLGNYVNNPVLAVTLEAIEEGQHSLATVPGPLLVICERGVRSGLAARYLRADGLDAGHVAGGVAGLVEK; this comes from the coding sequence ATGCCCATCCCGCCCGAAGCTACGCTGATAGACCTGCGCTCGGAGGCGCTGCGGGCCACCCAGCCGTTGGGAAACTATGTCAATAACCCCGTGCTGGCCGTCACTCTGGAAGCTATAGAAGAAGGCCAACACAGCCTCGCCACTGTGCCGGGGCCGCTGCTGGTGATTTGCGAACGCGGCGTGCGCTCTGGCCTAGCCGCCCGGTATCTGCGGGCCGATGGCTTGGACGCGGGACATGTGGCAGGCGGCGTGGCGGGGTTGGTAGAAAAGTAG
- a CDS encoding rhodanese-like domain-containing protein, whose translation MTAGTLNEATPAEGQQLVQGGAMLVDVREQNEYDEIHAEGATLIPLSEFETRFAELPKDRPLVMICRSGARSDRAGQFLLQNGYSDVTNLKGGTMAWANDGLPTVKGGQ comes from the coding sequence ATGACTGCCGGAACTTTGAACGAAGCGACGCCCGCCGAAGGGCAACAATTGGTGCAGGGCGGCGCGATGCTGGTGGATGTGCGCGAGCAGAACGAATACGACGAAATCCACGCCGAGGGAGCCACGCTGATTCCCCTGAGCGAATTTGAAACCCGCTTTGCAGAGCTGCCCAAAGACCGTCCCTTGGTCATGATCTGCCGCAGTGGAGCGCGGAGTGACCGGGCCGGACAATTCCTGCTTCAGAACGGTTACAGCGACGTGACCAACCTCAAGGGCGGCACGATGGCGTGGGCCAATGACGGCCTGCCCACCGTCAAGGGCGGACAATAA
- a CDS encoding metal-sulfur cluster assembly factor, whose amino-acid sequence MDDLTPAAANESAVSGLPTEEQVLEALKVVKDPEIPVNVVDLGLIYGVDIHADGNIDITMTLTSVGCPVQDLIRADAEMAVSRLDNVNAVNVEFVWTPAWGPDKMTEDGKRQMRMFGFNL is encoded by the coding sequence ATGGACGACTTGACCCCTGCCGCCGCTAATGAAAGTGCCGTCTCTGGCCTTCCCACTGAGGAGCAAGTGCTCGAGGCCTTGAAAGTCGTCAAAGACCCCGAAATCCCCGTGAACGTGGTGGACTTGGGCCTGATCTACGGCGTGGACATTCACGCAGACGGCAATATCGATATCACCATGACCTTGACCAGCGTGGGCTGCCCCGTGCAAGACCTGATCCGTGCCGATGCCGAGATGGCCGTGAGCCGCTTAGATAACGTGAATGCCGTAAACGTGGAATTCGTGTGGACGCCCGCGTGGGGGCCAGACAAAATGACCGAAGACGGCAAACGCCAGATGCGGATGTTCGGATTTAACTTGTAA
- a CDS encoding EamA family transporter: MLSIQGGAAFAKTLFPQLGAMGTTTLRVTLAALILGLIFRPRLSALRRADWLAILPYGLSLGLMNLAFYLSLTRLPLGLAVTLEFVGPLLLSLFLSRRPLDFAWVGLAAVGIVMIAPHGAGSAALDPIGAALALLAGAFWALYIVAGGAVGRRLPGATGVVAGMGIAALVSLPFGLVQAGAGLLHPSALLIGFGVAILSSALPYTLEMYALRALPARVFGVMMSIEPAFAALSGLLFLNERLTLVQWLAVACVIAASAGISLTGVSAHSEPEPIG; encoded by the coding sequence ATGCTCTCTATTCAGGGCGGCGCGGCTTTTGCCAAAACGCTGTTTCCGCAGTTGGGCGCGATGGGCACGACCACGCTGCGGGTCACGTTGGCCGCGCTGATTCTGGGATTGATCTTCCGGCCCCGCCTCAGCGCCCTGCGCCGCGCCGATTGGTTGGCCATCCTTCCCTACGGCCTGTCCCTCGGCCTGATGAACTTGGCGTTTTACCTGTCTCTCACGCGCTTGCCGCTGGGGTTGGCCGTGACCCTCGAATTCGTGGGGCCGCTGCTGCTGTCGCTGTTCCTGTCTCGCCGTCCGCTGGATTTCGCTTGGGTGGGGTTGGCCGCCGTGGGCATCGTCATGATCGCGCCGCACGGGGCAGGCAGCGCGGCCCTTGATCCGATAGGCGCTGCGCTGGCGCTTTTGGCAGGTGCCTTTTGGGCGCTGTACATCGTGGCGGGTGGGGCGGTGGGGCGGCGTCTGCCGGGGGCAACGGGTGTAGTCGCGGGTATGGGCATTGCCGCGTTGGTGTCTCTGCCGTTCGGGTTGGTACAGGCGGGCGCGGGGTTGCTGCACCCCTCGGCGCTCCTCATCGGCTTCGGCGTAGCAATCTTATCGAGTGCGCTGCCCTACACGCTGGAGATGTACGCCCTCCGCGCCCTCCCCGCCCGCGTGTTCGGCGTAATGATGAGCATCGAGCCAGCGTTCGCCGCCCTCAGTGGCCTGCTGTTCCTGAACGAACGCCTGACGTTGGTGCAGTGGCTGGCGGTGGCCTGCGTCATCGCCGCGAGTGCCGGAATCAGCCTGACCGGAGTCAGCGCCCACAGCGAGCCAGAGCCGATTGGGTAA
- the proB gene encoding glutamate 5-kinase — translation MRVVLKLGTSVLTAGGDRIHAPRIVDLMRGMVAVRAAGHEVVLVTSGAVIAGWEALNFPPRDRTLAEKQLLAAVGQGRLMHTYAQIADLYGVPVAQVLLTADDFRDRTRYLNARTTLDACLSRSVLPIINENDTVATGQLKVGDNDTLSAFVANLTEADLLVILTDAPGLYTADPRTHPEATLIPVVERVTPEIWALAGGVGSHRGTGGMHTKIQAAEIATRAGTPVVVAPGDAPDALPRIVGGEGLGTRFLAAVNRLEARKRWILAEIAPGRVLLDEGAARAVRERGGSLLPAGIVAVEGAFERGQTIRLFAPDGSEVARGLTRYRAADLSRILGRQSREIEGVLGFTYGAEAVHRDDLVRI, via the coding sequence ATGCGCGTTGTTCTGAAGTTGGGTACGAGTGTTCTCACCGCTGGGGGAGACCGGATTCACGCGCCCCGGATCGTGGATCTGATGCGGGGCATGGTGGCGGTGCGGGCGGCGGGCCATGAAGTGGTGTTGGTCACGTCGGGCGCGGTTATTGCCGGGTGGGAGGCGCTGAATTTCCCGCCCCGTGACCGCACGTTGGCCGAAAAACAACTCTTGGCCGCCGTAGGGCAAGGCCGCCTGATGCACACCTACGCCCAAATTGCCGACCTGTACGGCGTTCCGGTGGCCCAAGTGCTGCTCACCGCCGACGATTTCCGAGACCGCACACGCTACTTGAATGCCCGCACCACGCTGGACGCCTGCCTGTCGCGGAGTGTGCTGCCGATCATCAACGAAAACGACACGGTAGCGACGGGGCAACTGAAGGTGGGCGACAACGACACCCTGTCTGCCTTCGTCGCTAATCTGACCGAAGCCGATCTGCTGGTCATCCTGACCGATGCCCCCGGCCTGTACACCGCCGACCCGCGTACCCACCCCGAAGCCACCCTGATTCCCGTCGTGGAGCGCGTAACGCCTGAAATTTGGGCGTTGGCCGGGGGCGTAGGCAGCCACCGGGGCACGGGCGGCATGCACACCAAAATTCAGGCCGCCGAAATTGCCACCCGCGCCGGAACCCCAGTGGTGGTTGCGCCCGGAGACGCCCCCGACGCCCTGCCCCGAATTGTAGGCGGCGAAGGCTTGGGCACGCGCTTTTTGGCTGCCGTCAACCGCCTAGAGGCCCGCAAACGCTGGATTCTGGCCGAGATCGCGCCGGGCCGCGTGTTGCTGGATGAGGGCGCGGCGAGGGCAGTGCGCGAACGGGGCGGCAGCCTGCTTCCCGCTGGAATCGTGGCCGTAGAGGGTGCGTTCGAGCGTGGGCAGACCATCCGCCTTTTTGCGCCCGATGGCAGCGAGGTGGCGCGTGGCCTCACCCGTTACCGCGCTGCCGATCTGTCGCGCATTCTGGGCCGCCAGTCCCGCGAGATAGAGGGCGTGCTGGGCTTCACCTACGGCGCAGAAGCGGTGCATAGGGACGATCTAGTCAGAATTTAA
- a CDS encoding zinc metallopeptidase — MDFLAFLGPYGPLILIVFVASMLIQGYLSRTYGKWSRIANPHQLTGAQVARLMLDENGLQHVPVNAVPGQLSDHYDPVRKTVNLSQGNYAVPSVSAMAVAAHEVGHAIQDKVRMPALVLRGRLAVPLSLGMNLAPFLLLAGVFLQLTGLIWVGVLLFGAALFFHLITLPVEFDASRRALAYLNERGLNGSSDTANGARTVLTAAALTYVAGFAMALAQLLNVLGIARSRSD; from the coding sequence ATGGACTTTCTTGCCTTTCTCGGCCCCTACGGGCCACTCATTCTGATCGTCTTCGTCGCGTCCATGTTGATTCAGGGGTACCTGAGCCGCACCTACGGCAAGTGGAGCCGCATTGCCAATCCCCACCAACTCACGGGCGCACAGGTGGCCCGCCTGATGCTGGACGAAAATGGCCTGCAACATGTCCCGGTGAACGCCGTGCCGGGGCAACTCAGCGACCACTACGACCCGGTACGAAAGACCGTGAATCTGTCTCAGGGCAACTACGCCGTGCCCAGCGTGAGCGCGATGGCCGTCGCCGCGCACGAAGTCGGGCACGCCATTCAGGACAAAGTGCGGATGCCTGCGCTGGTGCTGCGGGGCAGATTGGCTGTGCCGCTGAGCCTCGGCATGAACTTAGCGCCGTTCCTGCTGCTGGCGGGCGTATTTTTGCAACTCACGGGCCTGATCTGGGTGGGCGTGTTGCTGTTCGGTGCGGCGCTGTTCTTCCATCTGATTACGCTGCCCGTAGAGTTCGACGCGAGCCGCCGCGCACTGGCCTACCTAAACGAACGCGGCCTGAACGGTAGCTCCGACACGGCCAACGGCGCACGCACGGTGCTGACCGCCGCTGCCCTGACCTACGTGGCCGGATTTGCGATGGCTCTGGCACAACTGCTGAATGTGCTGGGCATCGCCCGCAGCCGCAGTGACTAA
- a CDS encoding stage V sporulation protein S, whose product METLRVSGKSRPNAVAGAIAALIRTEGQLEVQAIGPAAVNQAVKALAIARSYLEGDHLDLTAQPAFVKLDLESEERTALKFVVLAHTPVR is encoded by the coding sequence GTGGAAACCCTGCGCGTGTCCGGCAAATCTCGCCCAAACGCCGTGGCTGGCGCTATCGCCGCCCTGATCCGAACAGAAGGACAGCTGGAAGTGCAGGCCATCGGCCCCGCCGCCGTGAATCAGGCGGTCAAGGCGCTCGCCATCGCCCGCAGTTATCTGGAGGGCGACCACCTCGACCTGACGGCCCAGCCTGCATTCGTCAAACTCGACCTAGAATCCGAGGAACGCACCGCCCTGAAATTCGTGGTACTGGCACACACGCCTGTGCGCTGA
- a CDS encoding diguanylate cyclase, whose translation MRVGVDGLFTNVAFFAMFALVIGFTFTRATSFTSILLRIVVYGLASLTFFAHPYELSSGLYVNFWGVPLAIAAFFAGTSRALALALVVTVYTVLLGDEFTTPKLIHVALVMSVGGALRWGVYLRLPVFRKLQHTYTPPADLDAGPAVTDLSNTTWIWQSVRAYSYLAALIFSPSSIMFNIVHWGFDVWSGVAWANLALQFGFSVLGFTLWATTVLLMRRGFRSARTYQVLATRDALTGLLNRYAFETDKPDVSGPDRYLLLLDLDHFKALNDRFGHPAGDSVLRDFGHLLLIHVKGSSLAAHAYRVGGEEFAVRIQGTRQQAENLAHTIHTEVTRLLTERFHASQPDAQDRSITLSGGLVVDGPSAFQRADDLLYTAKNAGRNRVAVAWHLPLAPLVQSPLNAASPAVATIRALLHFLADQGGKTPDVQGLLEAAILCVPGAEAGSLSVREGDESIIQAQVGFSPELLGFVYPASNMLSWYGDPVGHGQGRPRILAGSALHQRHLELAATSPAQSDLMGHSQRLQANLMLPILIDGQVFAELNLDNLHDPHAFKTASLVMAEEFGLWAAAILATHQQRLQTQLAQEGALLVLGLAMETRGGEAKGHTRRVVELATALGRWLNLSAQNIAALRQGAYLHDLGKLQLPDAVLLKPGPLDAAEQDVMHTHTRLGAELAAHFPGVLPGTLDIVRSHHEHWNGGGYPAGLAGTDIPLLARIFAVADCYDALISVRPYRGAWTEQAALLELKKQRGQQLDPDVVDAFFRWFHSAARTSDSAVSPLLN comes from the coding sequence TTGAGGGTTGGGGTAGATGGACTCTTTACCAACGTGGCTTTTTTTGCCATGTTTGCCCTAGTGATCGGCTTTACCTTTACGCGGGCCACCTCATTCACAAGTATTTTGCTGCGAATAGTGGTGTACGGGTTGGCCAGTCTGACCTTTTTCGCCCATCCCTACGAATTGTCTTCGGGGCTGTATGTCAACTTCTGGGGCGTGCCACTGGCCATCGCCGCCTTTTTCGCCGGAACGAGCCGGGCGTTGGCGCTGGCACTGGTCGTTACCGTGTATACCGTTTTACTCGGTGACGAATTTACGACACCGAAGCTCATCCATGTGGCCCTGGTGATGAGCGTGGGGGGGGCGCTGCGCTGGGGCGTTTACCTGCGTCTGCCTGTCTTCCGGAAGCTTCAACACACCTACACTCCCCCGGCAGATTTGGACGCCGGGCCTGCTGTGACCGATCTGTCCAACACCACGTGGATTTGGCAGAGTGTACGGGCCTACAGCTACCTCGCGGCGCTGATTTTCAGTCCTAGTAGCATCATGTTCAATATCGTCCACTGGGGCTTCGACGTCTGGTCGGGCGTCGCCTGGGCCAATCTCGCGCTGCAATTTGGCTTCAGTGTGCTGGGGTTTACCTTGTGGGCCACCACGGTGCTGCTCATGCGGCGTGGGTTCCGGAGCGCCCGCACCTATCAGGTGTTGGCCACCCGCGACGCCCTGACGGGCCTGCTCAACCGCTACGCCTTCGAAACCGATAAGCCCGACGTGTCCGGCCCTGACCGCTATCTGCTGCTCCTCGACCTCGACCATTTCAAGGCGTTGAACGATAGGTTCGGGCATCCCGCCGGAGACAGCGTGTTGCGCGACTTTGGCCACCTGCTCCTCATTCATGTGAAGGGCAGCAGCCTAGCTGCACATGCCTACCGGGTGGGCGGTGAGGAATTCGCGGTACGAATTCAGGGCACGCGGCAGCAAGCCGAGAACTTGGCACACACCATCCACACCGAGGTGACGCGCCTGTTGACCGAGCGTTTTCATGCCAGTCAACCAGATGCACAAGACCGGAGTATTACCCTCTCAGGCGGCTTGGTCGTCGACGGCCCTTCGGCCTTTCAGCGAGCCGACGACCTGCTGTACACCGCCAAAAATGCAGGCCGAAACCGCGTGGCCGTCGCGTGGCATCTTCCGCTGGCTCCCTTGGTACAGTCGCCGCTGAACGCCGCGTCTCCGGCTGTGGCGACCATCCGAGCACTGCTGCATTTTCTGGCCGATCAAGGCGGCAAAACGCCCGATGTACAGGGCCTGCTGGAAGCCGCCATCTTGTGCGTGCCGGGCGCAGAGGCAGGCAGCCTGTCGGTGCGGGAAGGCGACGAATCTATAATTCAGGCACAGGTGGGATTCAGTCCTGAACTGTTGGGATTTGTCTACCCCGCCTCCAATATGTTGAGCTGGTACGGCGACCCTGTAGGGCACGGGCAAGGGCGGCCCAGAATCTTGGCCGGGTCGGCCCTGCACCAGCGCCACCTCGAACTGGCGGCGACCTCACCCGCCCAAAGCGATCTGATGGGCCATTCGCAACGGCTACAGGCCAACCTGATGCTGCCCATTTTGATCGACGGCCAAGTGTTTGCCGAACTGAATCTCGACAATTTGCACGACCCACACGCCTTCAAGACAGCGTCGCTGGTCATGGCCGAGGAGTTCGGGTTGTGGGCCGCCGCTATTTTGGCAACCCACCAACAACGGCTTCAAACACAATTGGCACAGGAAGGGGCGCTGCTGGTGTTGGGGCTGGCGATGGAAACGCGGGGCGGCGAGGCGAAGGGCCACACCCGCCGGGTCGTGGAGCTGGCAACGGCCTTGGGCCGCTGGCTCAACCTGAGTGCCCAGAATATCGCGGCGCTGCGGCAGGGCGCGTACTTGCACGATCTGGGCAAGTTGCAGCTTCCAGACGCCGTGCTGCTGAAACCCGGCCCCCTGGACGCCGCCGAGCAAGACGTCATGCATACCCACACCCGGCTGGGCGCAGAGTTGGCCGCCCACTTTCCCGGTGTGCTGCCCGGCACCCTCGACATCGTGCGTTCTCACCACGAGCATTGGAATGGCGGCGGCTACCCTGCTGGGTTAGCTGGAACCGATATTCCCCTGCTGGCACGCATCTTTGCGGTGGCCGACTGCTACGACGCCCTGATCAGCGTGCGCCCATACCGCGGCGCGTGGACAGAACAGGCGGCGCTGTTGGAACTAAAAAAGCAGCGCGGCCAGCAACTTGATCCGGATGTGGTGGACGCCTTTTTCCGCTGGTTTCACAGCGCGGCCCGCACGAGCGATTCCGCCGTCAGTCCCCTGCTGAATTGA